A stretch of the Bacillus anthracis str. Vollum genome encodes the following:
- a CDS encoding DUF441 domain-containing protein — protein MISQSTLFLFILLIIGLIAKNQSLTVAIGVLFLLKFTFLGDKVFPYLQTKGINLGVTVITIAVLVPIATGEIGFKQLGEAAKSYYAWIALASGVAVALLAKGGVQLLTTDPHITTALVFGTIIAVALFNGVAVGPLIGAGIAYAVMSIIQMFK, from the coding sequence ATGATTAGTCAGTCAACGTTATTTTTATTCATACTACTTATTATAGGACTTATTGCGAAAAACCAATCGCTTACTGTAGCTATTGGTGTGTTATTTCTATTGAAATTTACATTTCTAGGGGATAAAGTCTTTCCTTATCTACAAACGAAAGGGATTAACCTCGGTGTAACGGTTATTACAATAGCAGTACTCGTACCGATTGCGACGGGGGAAATAGGGTTTAAGCAACTTGGAGAAGCAGCGAAATCGTATTATGCATGGATTGCTTTAGCTTCAGGGGTAGCAGTTGCTTTGTTAGCAAAAGGCGGCGTGCAATTATTAACGACAGATCCTCATATTACAACTGCGCTCGTTTTCGGGACAATTATAGCAGTTGCTTTATTTAATGGGGTCGCTGTAGGTCCATTAATTGGGGCTGGAATTGCCTATGCAGTAATGAGTATTATACAGATGTTTAAATAA
- the accA gene encoding acetyl-CoA carboxylase carboxyl transferase subunit alpha, producing MAELEFEKPVVELRNKIRELKDYTKNSQMDFSEEIRILEDKLENLEEDIYGNMKVWDRVQIARHAERPTTLDYIEHLFTDFFECHGDRLFGDDAAIVGGIAKYKGMPVTVIGHQRGKDTKENIRRNFGMPHPEGYRKALRLMKQAEKFNRPIICFIDTKGAYPGKAAEERGQSEAIARNLFEMAGLTVPVICIVIGEGGSGGALGLGVGDYIHMLENSTYSVITPEGAAAILWKDAGKAKEAAEAMRITAADLKELGVIDEIIPEAKGGAHRNVLKQSENIDLMLRKTFEQLNGISKDELIEKRYEKYMKIGQVSFSNASIWIK from the coding sequence ATGGCAGAGCTAGAATTTGAGAAACCAGTTGTTGAGCTAAGAAATAAGATTCGTGAACTGAAAGACTATACGAAAAACAGCCAGATGGACTTCAGTGAGGAGATTCGTATTTTGGAAGACAAGCTAGAAAATTTAGAGGAAGATATATACGGCAATATGAAAGTATGGGACCGTGTTCAAATTGCTCGTCATGCAGAACGACCGACAACGCTCGATTATATTGAGCACTTATTTACTGATTTTTTTGAATGTCATGGAGATCGTCTATTTGGCGATGATGCAGCGATTGTCGGCGGCATTGCGAAATATAAAGGGATGCCTGTAACTGTAATTGGGCACCAACGCGGAAAAGATACGAAAGAAAATATTCGCCGTAATTTTGGGATGCCTCATCCAGAAGGATATCGAAAAGCATTGCGTTTAATGAAGCAGGCGGAAAAGTTCAATCGTCCAATTATTTGTTTTATTGATACGAAAGGAGCTTATCCTGGTAAAGCTGCTGAAGAACGTGGTCAAAGTGAAGCGATCGCCCGCAATTTATTTGAAATGGCAGGCTTAACGGTACCTGTTATTTGTATCGTTATCGGCGAAGGTGGTAGCGGTGGTGCGCTAGGTCTTGGAGTAGGAGATTACATTCATATGCTAGAAAATTCCACTTATTCTGTTATTACACCAGAGGGTGCAGCGGCAATTCTTTGGAAAGATGCAGGAAAAGCAAAGGAAGCTGCAGAGGCGATGAGAATTACAGCGGCAGATTTGAAAGAATTAGGTGTAATTGACGAAATTATTCCAGAGGCAAAAGGTGGAGCACACCGTAATGTTTTGAAACAGTCAGAAAATATAGATTTAATGCTTAGAAAAACTTTTGAACAATTAAACGGAATTTCGAAAGATGAATTAATCGAAAAACGTTATGAAAAATATATGAAAATTGGGCAAGTTTCGTTTTCAAACGCTTCCATTTGGATAAAATAA
- the ytvI gene encoding sporulation integral membrane protein YtvI produces MNRNLLYMILRLVFVIVATVAGFYALLYVSGLIYPFIIAFAFAYLINPVVNFLNQKLQFPRALAVLVSLILVFGAIVGLVTYLVTEAISATTYLLQLVTVKFPDIVTFAQQFALNHIMPLYDDLISKFNHLGEPQRYTITQNIQNLGTEATTQMKELLTAIISGLTNFISALPTTLTVLVFVLLATFFISNDWHRLAQKVRKFLPNRVHGYGKTIFVDLRKALFGFVKAQLTLVSMTTVIVLIGLLILRVPYAITIAIITGVVDLLPYLGTGAVFVPWVIYVFFTGDTAFAIGLLILYIVVIVQRQIMEPKVLSSNIGLDPLATLIALFVGFKLFGFLGLIIGPVTLVLLNTLHKARVFHDLWKYIKGSPSK; encoded by the coding sequence TTGAATCGAAACTTACTATATATGATATTGCGACTCGTATTTGTCATTGTAGCGACGGTAGCAGGGTTCTATGCATTACTATATGTGTCAGGGCTTATCTATCCTTTTATTATCGCTTTCGCATTTGCTTATTTGATTAATCCTGTCGTCAATTTCCTGAATCAAAAACTACAATTTCCTCGCGCACTCGCAGTACTCGTTAGCTTAATTCTCGTATTTGGAGCTATCGTCGGACTCGTGACATATCTTGTAACAGAAGCGATATCTGCCACAACATACTTACTACAACTTGTTACAGTAAAATTTCCGGATATCGTTACATTCGCTCAGCAGTTTGCACTTAATCATATTATGCCTCTCTATGATGATTTAATTTCTAAATTTAATCATCTTGGGGAACCACAGCGCTATACGATTACACAAAACATTCAAAACTTAGGAACCGAAGCAACGACGCAAATGAAAGAACTTTTAACCGCTATTATAAGCGGGTTAACAAATTTCATTAGTGCACTACCAACTACTTTAACTGTACTTGTTTTCGTTTTATTAGCCACTTTCTTCATTAGTAACGATTGGCATCGTCTTGCTCAGAAAGTAAGAAAGTTTTTGCCTAACCGTGTTCATGGCTATGGAAAAACTATTTTTGTGGATTTGAGAAAAGCTTTATTCGGTTTTGTTAAAGCGCAACTTACACTCGTATCTATGACAACTGTTATTGTACTAATCGGACTTTTAATATTACGCGTACCATACGCCATTACTATCGCGATTATTACAGGGGTTGTAGATTTACTCCCATATTTAGGAACAGGAGCTGTCTTCGTTCCTTGGGTTATATACGTATTTTTCACTGGCGACACTGCTTTCGCCATCGGTCTTCTCATTTTATACATCGTCGTGATTGTCCAAAGACAAATTATGGAGCCAAAGGTACTTTCATCTAATATCGGCCTTGATCCATTAGCAACACTTATTGCTCTATTTGTCGGATTTAAGCTCTTTGGCTTCTTAGGATTAATCATCGGTCCAGTCACCTTAGTACTACTTAATACATTGCACAAAGCTCGTGTATTCCATGATTTGTGGAAATATATTAAAGGCTCACCTTCAAAATAA
- the pyk gene encoding pyruvate kinase, with amino-acid sequence MRKTKIVCTIGPASESIEKLEQLIEAGMNVARLNFSHGSHEEHGARIKNIREASKKTGKTVGILLDTKGPEIRTHDFVDGQAELVTGAEVVLSTEQVLGTAEKFSVSYAGLYDDVDPGSRILIDDGLIELEVIEKADGNIRTKVLNSGTVKNKKGVNVPNVSIKLPGITEKDVKDIIFGIEQKVDFIAASFVRKAADVLEIRELLEEHNAQYIQIVPKIENQEGIDNIDSILEVSDGLMVARGDMGVEIPPEEVPLVQKRLIKKCNVLGKPVITATQMLDSMQRNPRPTRAEASDVANAIFDGTDAIMLSGETAAGQYPVEAVTMMANIAVRVEKSLQYEDMFKKRIKEFTPTITDAISQSVAHTALALDVAAIVAPTESGYTAKMISKYRPKSPIVAVTSDEQVGRRLALVWGVQAFMAEKRAASTDEMLDTAIQTGMDAGLIGLGDTVVITAGVPVAETGTTNLMKIHVVGEEVAKGQGIGRKAAKGKVVVAKTAAEAVANVNEGDILVTTSTDKDMIPAIEKAAALVVEEGGLTSHAAVVGVSIGIPVIVGVNGVTATLKNGQEVTVDAARGIVYNGHAEVL; translated from the coding sequence ATGCGTAAAACTAAAATTGTATGTACTATAGGTCCTGCTAGTGAAAGTATTGAAAAATTAGAGCAATTAATCGAAGCAGGTATGAACGTTGCTCGTTTAAACTTCTCTCATGGTAGCCATGAAGAGCACGGTGCTCGTATTAAAAACATTCGTGAAGCTTCAAAGAAAACTGGTAAAACAGTTGGTATCTTACTTGATACAAAAGGTCCAGAAATCCGTACTCATGACTTCGTAGACGGACAAGCTGAGCTTGTAACAGGTGCAGAAGTAGTTCTTTCTACTGAGCAAGTATTAGGTACTGCAGAGAAGTTCTCTGTATCTTATGCTGGTCTTTATGACGATGTAGATCCAGGTTCTCGCATTCTAATCGATGACGGTCTTATCGAGCTAGAAGTAATCGAAAAAGCTGACGGAAACATCCGTACAAAAGTTCTTAACAGCGGAACTGTAAAAAATAAAAAAGGTGTTAACGTACCAAACGTAAGCATTAAGCTTCCTGGTATCACTGAAAAAGACGTAAAAGATATCATCTTCGGTATCGAGCAAAAAGTTGATTTCATCGCAGCTTCATTCGTACGTAAAGCAGCTGACGTATTAGAAATCCGTGAATTATTAGAAGAGCATAACGCTCAATACATCCAAATCGTACCAAAAATTGAAAACCAAGAGGGTATCGACAACATCGATTCAATCTTAGAAGTTTCTGACGGCTTAATGGTAGCTCGTGGTGACATGGGTGTAGAAATTCCACCAGAAGAAGTACCATTAGTACAAAAACGTCTAATCAAAAAATGTAACGTGTTAGGTAAACCAGTTATTACTGCAACACAAATGTTAGATTCTATGCAACGTAACCCACGTCCAACTCGTGCGGAAGCAAGTGACGTAGCTAACGCAATCTTCGATGGTACAGATGCAATCATGCTTTCAGGTGAAACGGCTGCTGGACAATACCCAGTAGAAGCAGTAACAATGATGGCTAACATTGCAGTACGTGTTGAAAAATCATTACAATATGAAGATATGTTCAAAAAACGTATTAAAGAGTTCACTCCAACAATTACAGATGCAATTAGCCAATCTGTTGCGCATACAGCACTTGCTCTTGATGTAGCTGCAATCGTAGCTCCAACAGAAAGTGGATATACTGCGAAAATGATCTCTAAATACCGTCCAAAATCTCCAATCGTAGCTGTAACATCTGATGAGCAAGTAGGACGTCGTCTTGCACTTGTTTGGGGTGTACAAGCATTTATGGCTGAGAAGCGTGCGGCTTCTACTGACGAAATGTTAGATACAGCGATTCAAACAGGTATGGATGCAGGTCTAATCGGACTTGGAGACACTGTAGTAATCACTGCTGGTGTTCCAGTTGCTGAAACTGGTACAACAAACTTAATGAAAATCCACGTTGTTGGTGAAGAAGTTGCTAAAGGACAAGGAATCGGTCGTAAAGCTGCAAAAGGTAAAGTAGTTGTAGCGAAAACAGCTGCTGAAGCTGTAGCGAACGTAAACGAAGGTGATATCCTTGTTACAACAAGCACTGATAAAGATATGATTCCTGCAATCGAAAAAGCTGCTGCTTTAGTTGTAGAAGAAGGCGGCCTAACAAGCCATGCGGCTGTTGTAGGTGTATCAATCGGTATTCCTGTTATCGTTGGTGTAAACGGCGTAACAGCAACTTTAAAAAATGGCCAAGAAGTAACAGTTGATGCAGCACGCGGAATTGTTTATAATGGACATGCGGAAGTGCTATAA
- the icd gene encoding NADP-dependent isocitrate dehydrogenase produces the protein MTTGEKITVTNGVMNVPNNPIIPFIEGDGIGPDIWAAASRVLEAAVEKAYDGEKKIVWKEVLAGEKAFNQTGEWLPEETLNLIREYLIAIKGPLTTPVGGGIRSLNVALRQELDLYVCLRPVRYFEGVPSPVKRPEDTDMVIFRENTEDIYAGIEYAQGSPEAEKVLAFLKEAMGVNKIRFPETSGIGIKPISEEGTKRLVRAAIQYAINEKRSSVTLVHKGNIMKFTEGAFKNWGYEVAEQEFGDKVFTWAEYDRIVEKDGKDAANKAMADAEVAGKIIVKDSIADIFLQQILTRPREFDVVATMNLNGDYISDALAAQVGGIGIAPGANINYVTGHAIFEATHGTAPKYAGLDKVNPSSVLLSGVLLLEHLGWNEAAKLVTASVEKTIASKVVTYDFARLMEGATEVKCSEFANELIKNMDVAIIKNA, from the coding sequence TTGACGACAGGTGAAAAAATTACTGTAACTAATGGTGTTATGAATGTACCAAACAATCCGATTATTCCATTTATCGAAGGAGATGGAATTGGTCCTGATATTTGGGCAGCTGCATCTCGTGTACTAGAAGCAGCAGTTGAAAAAGCTTATGATGGTGAGAAGAAAATCGTTTGGAAAGAAGTGCTTGCAGGGGAAAAAGCATTCAACCAAACAGGCGAGTGGTTACCAGAAGAAACTTTAAATTTAATTCGTGAATATTTAATCGCGATTAAAGGTCCACTTACAACTCCAGTTGGCGGTGGTATTCGTTCTCTAAACGTAGCACTTCGTCAAGAATTAGATTTATATGTATGTCTACGTCCAGTTCGTTATTTTGAAGGTGTTCCTTCACCTGTAAAACGTCCGGAAGATACTGATATGGTTATTTTCCGTGAAAATACAGAAGACATTTATGCTGGAATTGAATATGCGCAAGGATCTCCAGAAGCAGAAAAAGTTCTTGCTTTCTTAAAAGAAGCAATGGGTGTTAATAAAATCCGCTTCCCAGAAACATCTGGTATTGGTATTAAACCAATCTCAGAAGAAGGGACAAAGCGTCTTGTTCGTGCTGCAATTCAATATGCAATTAACGAAAAACGCTCTTCTGTTACATTAGTTCATAAAGGAAACATTATGAAATTCACAGAAGGTGCTTTCAAAAACTGGGGTTACGAAGTAGCGGAACAAGAATTCGGCGACAAAGTATTTACTTGGGCTGAATATGATCGTATCGTTGAGAAAGATGGTAAAGATGCAGCGAATAAAGCGATGGCAGACGCTGAAGTGGCTGGAAAAATCATCGTAAAAGATTCTATTGCAGACATCTTCTTACAACAAATTTTAACTCGTCCACGTGAGTTCGATGTTGTTGCAACAATGAACTTAAACGGAGACTACATCTCTGATGCACTTGCTGCACAAGTAGGTGGAATTGGTATTGCACCTGGTGCAAACATTAACTATGTGACTGGACATGCTATCTTTGAAGCTACGCACGGTACAGCTCCAAAATATGCAGGTTTAGATAAAGTAAACCCATCTTCAGTTCTTCTTTCTGGTGTATTATTATTAGAGCACTTAGGATGGAACGAAGCTGCGAAATTAGTAACTGCTTCAGTTGAGAAAACAATTGCTTCAAAAGTAGTAACTTATGATTTCGCACGCTTAATGGAAGGTGCAACAGAAGTGAAATGTTCTGAGTTCGCTAATGAACTTATTAAAAACATGGATGTAGCGATAATCAAAAACGCATAA
- the pfkA gene encoding 6-phosphofructokinase: MKRIGVLTSGGDSPGMNAAIRAVVRKAIFHDIEVYGIYHGYAGLISGHIEKLELGSVGDIIHRGGTKLYTARCPEFKDPEVRLKGIEQLKKHGIEGLVVIGGDGSYQGAKKLTEQGFPCVGVPGTIDNDIPGTDFTIGFDTALNTVIDAIDKIRDTATSHERTYVIEVMGRHAGDIALWAGLADGAETILIPEEEYDMEDVIARLKRGSERGKKHSIIVVAEGVGSAIDIGKHIEEATNFDTRVTVLGHVQRGGSPSAQDRVLASRLGARAVELLIAGKGGRCVGIQDNKLVDHDIIEALAQKHTIDKDMYQLSKELSI, translated from the coding sequence ATGAAACGTATTGGTGTATTAACAAGTGGTGGAGATTCACCTGGTATGAATGCTGCCATTCGTGCAGTTGTTCGTAAAGCGATTTTCCATGATATTGAAGTATATGGTATTTACCATGGATACGCTGGATTAATTTCTGGTCACATTGAAAAATTAGAACTAGGTTCTGTTGGCGATATTATCCACCGCGGTGGTACGAAATTATATACAGCAAGATGTCCTGAGTTTAAAGACCCAGAAGTACGACTAAAAGGTATCGAGCAATTAAAGAAACACGGTATCGAAGGACTTGTTGTTATTGGTGGAGATGGTTCTTACCAAGGCGCTAAAAAATTAACTGAACAAGGATTCCCTTGTGTTGGTGTACCAGGTACAATTGACAATGATATCCCTGGAACAGACTTCACAATTGGTTTCGATACAGCTTTAAACACTGTTATTGATGCAATTGATAAAATTCGTGACACAGCTACATCTCATGAACGTACATATGTTATCGAAGTAATGGGACGTCACGCTGGTGATATCGCATTATGGGCTGGTTTAGCTGATGGTGCAGAAACAATCTTAATTCCAGAAGAAGAGTATGACATGGAAGATGTTATCGCTCGTCTGAAGCGCGGTAGTGAACGTGGTAAAAAACACAGTATTATCGTTGTAGCTGAAGGTGTTGGAAGTGCAATTGACATCGGTAAGCACATTGAAGAAGCAACAAACTTTGATACTCGCGTAACTGTATTAGGTCACGTACAACGTGGTGGATCACCAAGTGCACAAGACCGTGTATTAGCAAGCCGTCTTGGCGCAAGAGCAGTTGAATTATTAATTGCTGGTAAAGGTGGACGTTGTGTAGGTATTCAAGATAACAAACTTGTTGATCATGACATTATCGAAGCGTTAGCTCAAAAGCATACAATCGATAAAGATATGTATCAATTATCTAAAGAATTATCCATCTAA
- the mdh gene encoding malate dehydrogenase codes for MTIKRKKVSVIGAGFTGATTAFLLAQKELADVVLVDIPQLENPTKGKALDMLEASPVQGFDANIIGTSDYADTADSDVVVITAGIARKPGMSRDDLVATNSKIMKSITRDIAKHSPNAIIVVLTNPVDAMTYSVFKEAGFPKERVIGQSGVLDTARFRTFIAQELNLSVKDITGFVLGGHGDDMVPLVRYSYAGGIPLETLIPKERLEAIVERTRKGGGEIVGLLGNGSAYYAPAASLVEMTEAILKDQRRVLPAIAYLEGEYGYSDLYLGVPVILGGNGIEKIIELELLADEKEALDRSVESVRNVMKVLV; via the coding sequence ATGACAATCAAACGCAAGAAAGTTTCAGTCATCGGTGCAGGATTTACAGGAGCAACAACAGCATTCTTATTAGCACAAAAAGAACTTGCAGATGTTGTATTAGTGGACATTCCGCAGCTGGAAAATCCAACAAAAGGGAAAGCGTTAGATATGTTAGAAGCGAGCCCAGTACAAGGTTTTGATGCTAACATTATTGGAACATCTGATTACGCAGATACTGCTGATTCTGACGTTGTTGTGATTACAGCAGGTATTGCGCGTAAGCCTGGTATGAGCCGTGATGATTTAGTAGCAACAAACTCCAAAATTATGAAAAGTATTACGCGCGACATTGCAAAACATTCACCAAATGCGATTATTGTTGTATTAACAAATCCAGTTGATGCAATGACATATTCTGTATTTAAAGAAGCAGGATTCCCGAAAGAGCGTGTTATCGGTCAATCGGGCGTATTAGATACAGCTCGTTTCCGTACATTCATCGCACAAGAATTAAATCTTTCTGTGAAAGACATTACAGGATTTGTTCTTGGTGGACACGGTGACGATATGGTACCTCTTGTACGTTATTCATATGCAGGTGGCATTCCGTTAGAAACGTTAATTCCGAAAGAGCGTTTAGAAGCAATCGTAGAACGTACCCGTAAAGGTGGCGGCGAGATTGTAGGCTTATTAGGAAACGGTAGTGCATATTACGCACCAGCTGCTTCTTTAGTTGAAATGACAGAAGCAATCTTAAAAGATCAACGCCGTGTATTACCGGCTATTGCGTACCTTGAAGGTGAATACGGTTATAGTGACCTTTACTTAGGGGTACCAGTAATTCTAGGTGGTAACGGAATTGAAAAAATTATTGAATTAGAACTTCTTGCAGATGAAAAAGAAGCGTTAGATCGCTCTGTAGAATCTGTACGTAATGTTATGAAGGTTCTTGTTTAA
- a CDS encoding MaoC/PaaZ C-terminal domain-containing protein, giving the protein MLKKKVQIGRKMDEITVGEKLSITEKIEDKDLLLYLGLTNDANPLYIQHDYASQTPYEKPIVPSIMLTGMITTAVTKYLPGPGSHITRKDLTFVKHVHHYETLQIQFEVVAVSEEEHTIDMLVSAHDEKGDTVVKGSLTVTPPYKSVSIMEKALDNF; this is encoded by the coding sequence ATGTTAAAGAAAAAAGTTCAAATTGGTCGTAAAATGGATGAAATTACAGTAGGAGAGAAATTATCTATCACTGAAAAAATTGAGGATAAAGATTTGTTATTGTACTTAGGGTTAACGAATGATGCCAATCCATTATATATTCAGCATGATTACGCATCCCAAACTCCGTATGAAAAGCCGATTGTACCAAGCATTATGCTAACTGGAATGATTACAACGGCAGTTACGAAATATTTACCAGGTCCAGGTAGTCATATTACTAGGAAGGACCTTACGTTCGTGAAGCATGTTCACCATTATGAAACGTTACAAATCCAATTTGAAGTTGTGGCTGTTTCTGAGGAGGAACATACAATTGATATGCTTGTATCTGCTCATGATGAAAAAGGGGATACTGTTGTGAAAGGCTCATTAACAGTAACGCCACCTTATAAATCAGTCTCTATTATGGAAAAAGCATTAGATAATTTTTAA
- a CDS encoding FxsA family protein, whose product MKWLLFLLILIPAIEITVLIGSSHVIGLWSTFAMIVFTGVVGVYLAKRQGFKVLGEIQSKLNRGEMPGAAVLDGIFIFVGGILLVLPGYVTDIIGFIFVIPMTRALLKPFIMKWMEWKFRKNSTIIVQK is encoded by the coding sequence GTGAAGTGGTTACTATTCTTGTTAATATTAATACCGGCGATTGAGATTACAGTCTTAATTGGATCGAGTCATGTAATAGGTTTATGGTCTACGTTCGCTATGATCGTATTTACAGGTGTTGTAGGTGTATATTTGGCGAAAAGACAAGGGTTTAAAGTGCTTGGAGAGATTCAATCTAAGTTGAATAGAGGAGAAATGCCAGGAGCGGCAGTACTAGATGGTATTTTTATCTTTGTAGGAGGTATTCTTTTAGTACTCCCTGGATATGTAACGGATATAATAGGTTTTATCTTTGTTATTCCGATGACGAGGGCTTTATTAAAACCGTTTATTATGAAGTGGATGGAATGGAAGTTTAGAAAGAACTCAACTATTATTGTGCAGAAATAG
- the phoP gene encoding two-component system response regulator PhoP: protein MNNRILVVDDEEFILTLIEFNLQQAGFEVITAMDGEMALQKATTERPDLIILDLMLPKMDGMEVCKELRLQRVMTPILMLTAKDDEFDKVLGLELGADDYMTKPFSPREVVARVKAILRRTKLQQEEQVTETSDEESITIAELKILPEFYEAYFQGRKLELTPKEFELLVYLAKNKSRVLTRDQLLSAVWNYDFAGDTRIVDVHISHLRDKIEQNTKKPTYIKTIRGLGYKLEEPKGDE, encoded by the coding sequence ATGAACAATCGTATTTTAGTAGTTGATGATGAGGAGTTTATCTTAACTTTAATCGAATTTAATTTACAACAAGCTGGTTTTGAAGTAATAACAGCGATGGATGGTGAGATGGCGCTGCAAAAAGCGACAACAGAACGTCCAGATTTAATTATATTAGATTTAATGCTTCCAAAAATGGATGGTATGGAAGTATGTAAAGAATTACGATTGCAGCGCGTTATGACGCCAATTTTAATGTTAACAGCAAAAGATGATGAGTTTGATAAGGTGCTAGGTCTTGAACTTGGGGCGGATGATTATATGACGAAGCCATTTAGCCCAAGGGAAGTTGTTGCACGTGTGAAGGCAATTTTACGCCGTACGAAATTACAACAAGAAGAGCAAGTTACAGAAACGTCAGATGAAGAGAGCATCACAATTGCTGAACTTAAAATTTTGCCGGAATTTTATGAAGCTTATTTCCAAGGAAGAAAGCTTGAATTAACACCAAAAGAATTTGAACTACTTGTTTATCTTGCGAAAAATAAAAGTCGCGTGTTGACACGTGATCAATTATTAAGTGCTGTATGGAACTATGATTTTGCTGGTGATACACGAATTGTTGACGTTCATATTAGCCATTTGCGCGATAAAATTGAACAAAATACGAAAAAACCGACGTACATTAAAACGATACGTGGTTTAGGATATAAATTAGAGGAGCCAAAAGGGGATGAATAA
- the citZ gene encoding citrate synthase, translating into MGEFSGKGENVMTVIRGLEGVVATTSSVSSIIDDTLTYAGYNIDDLAENATFEEVVYLLWHRKLPNEQELAKFNEIVSEYYKVPGEILAYLKQVDLKIAHPMSVLRTAISMLSLYDESAEIMDEKSNYLKAVKLQAQVGTLVAAYARIRKGLDVVEPRNDLSLAANFLYMLNDREPNEVEIEAFDKALVLHADHELNASTFTARVCVATLSDVYSGITAAIGALKGPLHGGANENVMKMLTEIGEEENVESYIHNALQNKVKIMGFGHRVYEQGDPRAKHLREMSKRLCVLLGEEKWYNMSIKIEDIVTKEKGLPPNVDFYSASVYHCLGIDHDLFTPIFAISRMSGWLAHILEQYENNRLIRPRADYNGPTHQVYVPIAQR; encoded by the coding sequence TTGGGAGAATTTTCAGGAAAAGGAGAGAATGTCATGACTGTTATTCGAGGTTTAGAAGGGGTAGTAGCAACAACATCATCTGTGAGCTCTATTATTGATGATACATTAACTTATGCTGGGTATAATATTGATGATTTAGCTGAGAATGCTACATTTGAAGAAGTAGTGTACTTATTATGGCATCGCAAGCTTCCTAACGAGCAAGAACTAGCGAAATTTAATGAGATTGTATCGGAATACTATAAAGTTCCAGGTGAGATTTTAGCATATTTGAAACAAGTAGATTTAAAAATCGCACATCCGATGTCTGTTTTACGAACTGCAATTTCCATGCTATCATTATACGATGAGAGCGCTGAAATTATGGATGAAAAGTCCAATTATTTGAAAGCGGTTAAATTACAGGCTCAAGTGGGTACTTTAGTTGCTGCTTATGCAAGAATCCGTAAAGGTTTAGATGTTGTTGAGCCTAGAAATGATTTATCATTAGCTGCAAACTTCTTGTACATGTTAAATGATCGCGAGCCAAATGAAGTTGAAATTGAAGCTTTTGATAAGGCGCTTGTACTTCACGCAGATCATGAGTTAAACGCTTCTACATTTACTGCACGCGTTTGTGTAGCTACACTTTCAGATGTATATTCTGGTATTACAGCAGCAATCGGTGCGTTAAAAGGTCCTCTTCACGGCGGGGCAAATGAAAATGTAATGAAGATGCTAACTGAAATTGGCGAAGAAGAAAATGTAGAATCATATATTCATAATGCTCTTCAAAATAAAGTGAAAATCATGGGCTTTGGCCACCGTGTATATGAGCAGGGTGATCCGCGTGCAAAACATTTACGCGAAATGTCTAAGAGATTATGCGTGCTTTTAGGAGAAGAGAAATGGTATAATATGTCTATCAAAATTGAAGACATTGTAACAAAAGAAAAAGGTCTTCCACCAAATGTTGATTTCTATTCAGCTTCTGTATACCATTGTTTAGGAATTGACCATGACTTATTTACACCTATTTTTGCAATTAGCCGTATGTCAGGCTGGTTAGCTCATATTCTAGAACAATATGAAAATAACCGTTTAATCCGTCCGCGTGCTGATTATAATGGACCAACACATCAAGTGTATGTTCCAATTGCACAACGATAA